One Capsicum annuum cultivar UCD-10X-F1 chromosome 2, UCD10Xv1.1, whole genome shotgun sequence genomic window carries:
- the LOC107858525 gene encoding ATPase family AAA domain-containing protein 3C, which translates to MTGSRLLSVAAMAAAAAIAATSSSFPTRAYADSPFRFYPFSSETTPPPPQTADTSESDAKDSTEDSRGGFNPESLERGAKALREINSSPYHKQVFDVMRQQEKTRLADIAAEKVHFEAIQAQADIDKQRQWGEDQRNLYQQQSQAKAQMLRYEDELARKRMQTDHEAQRRHNAELVKMQEESSLRKEQARRATEDQIQAQQRQTEKERAEIERETIRVKAMAEAEGRAHEAKLTEDHKRRMLIERINGEREKWLAAINTTFSHVEEGFRILLNDRSKLVMTVGGVTALAAGVYTTREGARVTWGYINRILGQPSLIRESSMSRFPWSGMISQVANKGLKFGTAAGLPATGQSKSAFGSIILHPSLQRRIEHLAKATANTKTHQAPFRNMLFYGPPGTGKTMVAREIARKSGLEYAMMTGGDVAPLGAQAVTKIHEIFDWAKKSNKGLLLFIDEADAFLCERNSTYMSEAQRSALNALLFRTGDQSRDVVLVLATNRPGDLDSAVTDRIDEVIEFPLPQEVERFKLLKLYLNKYLAGEGDSNSDSNSKWGHLFKKSPQRITIKDLSDDVIREAAKKTDGFSGREIAKLVASVQATVYGSPDCVLDSQLFKEIVDYKVAEHHQRIKLAAEGVERSYQGK; encoded by the exons ATGACTGGTTCGAGGTTACTTTCAGTGGCAGCAATGGCTGCTGCTGCTGCCATTGCTGCTACTTCTTCCTCTTTCCCCACCCGCGCTTACGCCGACTCTCCTTTTCGCTTCTACCCTTTCTCATCGGAAACGACTCCTCCTCCTCCTCAGACGGCGGACACTTCCGAATCAGATGCAAAGGATTCTACTGAAGATTCAAGAGGTGGGTTTAACCCGGAATCCTTAGAAAGGGGTGCAAAAGCTCTTAGGGAAATCAACAGCTCTCCCTATCACAAACAG GTGTTTGACGTAATGAGACAGCAGGAAAAAACACGGCTTGCAGATATTGCTGCAGAGAAAGTTCATTTTGAGGCAATCCAGGCTCAAGCAGATATT GATAAACAGCGACAATGGGGAGAAGACCAGCGGAATCTTTACCAACAGCAATCACAAGCCAAGGCACAAATGCTAAGATACGAAGATGAATTGGCTAGGAAAAGAATGCAG ACAGATCATGAAGCTCAAAGGAGACACAATGCTGAACTGGTTAAAATGCAAGAGGAGTCATCACTACGAAAAGAGCAAGCAAGACGAGCAACGGAAGATCAAATTCAAGCACAACAAAGACAAACTGAAAAAGAGAGAGCTGAAATAGAACGGGAAACAATAAGAGTGAAGGCCATGGCTGAGGCAGAAGGTAGGGCACATGAAGCTAAACTGACTGAAGATCATAAAAGGAGGATGCTGATAGAAAGAATAAATGGTGAAAGGGAGAAGTGGCTTGCAGCCATTAATACAACTTTCAGTCATGTTGAAG AGGGCTTCCGTATTCTATTGAATGATAGGAGTAAATTGGTAATGACTGTTGGCGGAGTCACTGCTTTGGCTGCTGGAGTCTATACCACCAG GGAAGGTGCAAGAGTTACCTGGGGATATATTAACAGAATTCTTGGTCAACCTTCATTAATTCGTGAATCGTCCATGTCAAGATTTCCTTGGTCAGGGATGATTTCTCAAGTAGCAAACAAAGGACTCAAATTTGGTACAGCTGCTGGTTTGCCTGCAACTGGACAAAGTAAATCTGCTTTTGGAAGCATTATTCTACATCCTTCTCTTCAGAGGAGAATAGAACACCTTGCTAAGGCCACAGCAAACACCAAGACTCACCAGGCACCATTTCGCAATATGCTCTTTTATGGTCCTCCTGGCACTGGGAAAACAATGGTTGCAAGGGAAATAGCAAGAAAATCG GGTTTGGAATATGCCATGATGACTGGAGGAGATGTTGCACCCCTGGGTGCACAGGCTGTCACCAAAATTCACGAGATATTCGATTGGGCCAAAAAATCAAACAAAGGCTTACTACTTTTCATCGATGAGGCTGATGCATTTTTGTGCGA GAGGAATAGTACTTACATGAGTGAAGCTCAGCGAAGCGCTTTGAATGCTTTACTCTTTCGAACAGGGGACCAGTCACGAGATGTAGTTCTTGTCCTCGCTACCAACAGGCCAGGGGATCTTGACAGTGCTGTCACTGACCGTATTGATGAAGTTATTGAATTCCCTCTCCCTCAAGAGGTTGAGCGTTTCAAATTGCTGAAGCTCTATTTGAACAAGTACCTTGCTGGTGAAGGTGACAGTAACAGTGACAGCAATTCTAAGTGGGGGCACCTCTTCAAGAAGAGCCCACAAAGGATAACTATAAAAGATTTGTCTGATGATGTGATTAGAGAGGCTGCTAAGAAGACAGACGGATTCTCTGGGCGTGAGATTGCAAAACTTGTGGCAAGTGTTCAAGCAACTGTATATGGGAGCCCAGATTGTGTTCTTGATTCTCAACTGTTCAAGGAAATTGTAGATTACAAGGTTGCGGAGCATCACCAACGAATAAAACTAGCTGCTGAAGGGGTTGAGCGATCTTACCAGGGGAAGTAA